agaaagggaaaatacaAAGACGCATCcatgcaaacaaatatattaatttaatgataTACTGCTCCATAAGCGTGCGGCTTGGCATCGCCATCGGATGGGTGTGTGGGTCCGGTTCCACCCGCTTCAACTCCACCCGCAGATCCGCCCGCACCGGGTGTGCATTTTCCAGTACAGTGCGTGCgttttgcgtttcgtttgCCTTCCGAAACGGATATGCCGCGCTTTCTTACCTTGAACGTAGGCGCAATCACTTCACGAGACACGAACGCATACTTAACGGATGGATGTATGTTGCACATATTTCACGGTCGTATTAGCCCATAATCAACCATGTTTGTTCTCTCCACTGTTTTTGGCTTGTTTCTCCGCCCCGTGTCCAACGAAACGTCCTCTTCTCTCGCCCGATGCTATTTTATCAACTGCTAATGACGAATTATCTTACATCTTCGCGGTTATGTTGCTGTGGACCCAATTCTGGGCACACCACATACAAAACAACCTAGATACCTTTTGTCGGTCACGTTCAGGAACTCCGAACGTTTAAAGTAAGTGAAACTGAAACGTAGTAGACGACAAAATTCTTCACCGAACTGGACAACTGAAGTACCTCGATCTCCAATATTAACTCCatagaatgaatgaaaagaatGTCGTATTAATTCTACTAAATTAGGTGTTACAGTCGGTGATTGGCGATCTTGAACTGCTGAAGGTGTCGTCCAATTCATCCATGGTCAAGTGTCGGCATCTGTCAATTCAATATCTTGGACTTTCTTGAGGACATatcttcatctcaatttgggtctACCGTGTTTTCTCTATGCATGTAGACGACCTTGAAAAAGAATTTCCTAACTGAGTCGTCCCGAGTCATTAGAGTCTGGTAAGTCTGACTCTTCGCACAACAGTGAGATCACCGTATAACTCACAGAACTGAGAATGCCTCGTTCTCGTCTAAATGGTTTTATGGGAGTTTCGGACGAAGTCTATGACTCAGAGTTCTACGCAAGTACTAGTATTGCACTGGAATGCACTGGATTGCAATTGGAAATGTTCAATATAATCTCAACTCCAATCCTCACGTTAGGTGTTTTGTGTGGAGATCTTTCTTCAGAGTGTCTATACCTTTCAGCCACATTCCATTTTATAAAATGTCTAGCCATATTCACCAAATACATATGATCAAAATCAATGATATAGAACCTTAAGAAACTGCTGTTCGTTCCATTAAATTCTATTCCAAGCGCATAGCTACACATTCCACCATTGTACGTCCAGGGCTGACAAAGCAAGGTGCATTATTGCACGCCAATATGCCCCGCAAATCCTTTGCTGACCAGTGAAGGTGAAGAAGAGAAAGTAAAAGACAAGAAATAGCCGACGATGTACAACAGTTACACGATTATGCTTACACCAAAACCAGACAGATATGAAAACTGTAACCCATTAGAAAAAAGGGCCAATTGGTTGCCGATAGTGTGGAAGAATCATGTGTGCACTACCCTTCACAATACACCGGCCGGTGGAAGTCGCCCACGGTCCCGACAATGTCCGTTTCGAGtgaatgcagaaaaaaatgtgccAACAACCGAACAGCAGTTGGGGGGGCGGAGGAAAAAGTGCTGCATCTACGGTGCAGTGAACAGGAAAGACGACACAGgaaaaaacagtttaaactGCACCAAAGACCGGGGAGGCAAcaaaaacaggcaaaaagaaaacacacccgTCTCCATTTTCCACGCAAGCCTCGGTtgcaaatgaaagaaaatgtgaaaataaggAGGCACCAACATTTGGAATCTAACCATTTTCTGCTTGCCTTTTTCCTCGCGCGGGCTTGAAAGGGACTTCGGTTTTTCGCCGAACGATTTTCCCGCTTTTCCCTATGCGTCGTCTAACGGGCGGTCGTGCCTCCGCCTTGCCTTTCCATGAGCCGCCAACCGgagacgaaaacgaaaacgcacaacgaaaaaaaaaaacaggcagaTGGCGGcacgaaggaaaaggaaaacaaacgagaGCAGAAGATCCATTTGCGTGGGTGCACTttccacgcaaaaaaaaaaaaaaaaccagggaAGGGGAAAATCCAGCCCCGGGAACGGTGCGGGTGTATCTGCCTAATTCGCAGATTAAACAGAGCattcagttttgtttaaaagcGGACGCATATCAATTGTTCAAGTCAGTATCAGCAGTTGCATCGATCGATAAACATTGCATACGCTCGTGAAGCACAGCAGCAGTCGTACGGGAAgtgatcgttttgtttgtggagaAGCAGCTCCGTCGCGTCTAGTGCTAAAAGCCCCGGTGCGTCACAAGGTTCGAGTGTGTGTATTGGAAAAAGAGAACGAGATCATCTCCAAAAAATAACAGCAGAATGTACAGCAGTAGCACGATGTTGAAGTATCTGACGCTTGCCTCAGTCATCGCCACGGCCCTCTGCGCCAGTGCCGGTGTTCGCGGTGCTGCAAAACACGAACCGAGCGGAGGCGAGCTGAGCGTGCTGCAGAAGGTGTACGATGATTGCCAGGATAAGCAGGATTTCACCGGCTGTCTCAAGGGCAAGGCCTTGACCGCCATCTCCCGTGCTATTGATATGGTGAGCAGAAGCGGATCGAAGTACCGAAGTGATTTGTGCTAGGGCAGTGATATTGTGATGACTAGGAGAGCTCAGAAGAGTTAGAATTCTGAGTTTTGAAGAACTAGAATTCTGAATTGCGAAGAGTTAGAACTCAGAATTCTGAAAAGTTAGAATTCTGAGATCTGAAAGGTTAGAATTCTGAGTTCTGAAGAGTTAGAATATCTTCCAAGATTAAGAACTAGTTGAACGATAGTTGTGAATATATTGAAGAGTTCCTATTTGAGTGAGATCACGATCGAACAGCAGATGAAACCATCTTTTTGTTGATGTCCAAGACTAGTATATAATGTTCTAAACATGCTCCCAACTCCAACTTCATATCCCAACAAAACTCAGTTTCCAAATACCCCACCTTTCGCGTCTCCCACAACAGGAATCCATCCCACTGCTCGATGGAATCGCCCTGGTGAAGCAGGATAAGGCCGAAAACGTGACCGTACCGCTGCTGAGCGATGCCCGCTCGATGAGCGGCCTGAGCAACATCGATCGTTCCCTGCTGGACAAGGTGGAGCAGTTCCTGCGCACCCACGTCGTGCGCTTCGACATGCGCCAACAGGAGGGAGCACGTGGCAACAAGCAGAACAAGCACCATCGCTATCTGATCGCTGCCTTCCTGACCGCCATGGGCATTGCTGGCCCGATCGGTCTGAAGGCGCTCGCTGCCATCGCCGGTAAGGCACTCGTCATCTCGAAGGTGGCCCTCACCATCGCCGGTATTCTGGCGCTGAAGAAAATCTTCGCCCACGATCACCACGAGGAGACGAGCTTCCAGGTGCACGCATCCGGACACGATAACCGGTAAgtgaaaaacataaacgaCAGCTCGGAGAGAGTTTCCTCCTTCTATTGGGTTGAACATTTCGTTTTTCTCTCCCAACGCCCTCGGTGCAGACGAACTGCCTACGTGATGCGCCCGTCGAAGGTGGCCGCCCCGGCCAGCGTTGACCCCTACCGGTACTActacgagcagcagcagcagcagcctcaGCAGCAGTACGCTGCCCAGATGTAAATTTTGGTGCCAAACGCTCCCAACCCAAACAGCGAAACCCGTTCGGCGGGGCAAAAGGGGGTTTTCCACGCTGGACGAAGCAGCATGGAAAACAGCGGCGACAAACGACAACGAAAATGAcgaaatcgaatcgatcggTGTTGGGGTGCAGGCATCCCCCGCCTGGCCGTACTCCAAACCCCACTGTTTTGGACACGCGACCGACTTCGGAAGCCTGCGAACCAGCCGATTGTAAagtgtaatatttattttaatttatttgctaatCTTAAATCATTATCGTTTCGCCCATCCCTACCCCCAAAACACTGTAGAATGTTGACATATTTccaagtagaagaaaaaaatcatttcgtttATATTGACTCTGTTAGGCCAAAGGATAGCACAATGAGCATTGAAATTTG
This Anopheles marshallii chromosome 3, idAnoMarsDA_429_01, whole genome shotgun sequence DNA region includes the following protein-coding sequences:
- the LOC128715433 gene encoding uncharacterized protein LOC128715433 translates to MYSSSTMLKYLTLASVIATALCASAGVRGAAKHEPSGGELSVLQKVYDDCQDKQDFTGCLKGKALTAISRAIDMESIPLLDGIALVKQDKAENVTVPLLSDARSMSGLSNIDRSLLDKVEQFLRTHVVRFDMRQQEGARGNKQNKHHRYLIAAFLTAMGIAGPIGLKALAAIAGKALVISKVALTIAGILALKKIFAHDHHEETSFQVHASGHDNRRTAYVMRPSKVAAPASVDPYRYYYEQQQQQPQQQYAAQM